CGACGTCGACCGGGACGCGCCGGTCGCGGGGTCCGGGGAGGGGGACGACGGCACCCTCCCCCCGGCCGTGACGCCGGGGGAGACGACGGCCGGGGACCCGGTCGCACGTCCCGGGGAGGCGACGGTCCACCCTCTCGTCCGCCCGCGGCGCGGGTCCGGTCGCGCGGGCCGGCCCCGGTGGGGCGCGCTCGCGGCGGCGGTCGTGCTGCTCGCCGCCGTCGGTGGGGCGGGTGCGCTCGTCGTCGGCGGCGGTGACCGGGCGCCGGGGGAGGGGGACGTCGTCGCCCGCCCGTCGGGCACCCCGTCGCCGGCCACCGCGGTCGACGCCGCACCCGGTGCCGGGGAGCACGCCGGTCACCCCGCCGGCGGGCAGGGCCCGGAGGAGATGCACGCCATCATGGGTGCGACGGACGCGCGCAGCGCGGAGCTCGACGCCTCGGGCGCGGAGCTCGACGTCGTCGTGTCCGGGGCGATGGGCAAGGGCGGGGCGATGGTCGACGGCCGGCCCGCCCTCGACGACGGCATGGGCGCCCAGGTGTGGTCGGTGGGGTCCGACGGACGGGCCCGCTCCGCCGGCGTCATCGACCAGGCGCCGCACGACGGGGTGTGGATGCCCCTGCCCGGGGACACCGTGCAGGTCGTCCTCACCGTCGAGCCGGCCGCCGGTAGTCCCGCGCCGACGGGGCCGGTCCTCGCCCGCGCGACACTCTGACCCCGTCGGTGGGGCGGGCCGGGCCACCGTGACCCCGGCGGCGGGGCGGGCCGGCGTCCCGCGCGGGGTTAGGGGGCTGTCCGGCGCACCCTGTATCCTCGACACGTGACAGATTCCGCGACCGCCGACCAGGGGCACCCGGACCACCCGGAGGGACGTGACGGCCGCCACGGACGCCGCCCGGTCCGTCTCCTCGGACCCGCGGAGATCCGGGCCCTCGCCACCGAGCTCGACGTGACACCGACGAAGAAGCTGGGGCAGAACTTCGTCGTCGACCCGAACACCGTCCGCCGCATCGTCGCCGCGGCCGGCGTCGGCCCGGACGACCACGTGATGGAGGTCGGCCCGGGCCTCGGCTCCCTCACCCTCGCCGTGCTCGACGTCGGCGCGGACGTGACGGCCGTCGAGATCGACGAGCGCCTCGCCGGCCGCCTGCCCGCGACCGTCGCCGACCGCGCCCCCGACCACGTCGGGAACCTCCGTACGGTCGTGGCGGACGCCCTCCGCGTCACCCGCGCGGACCTCGCGGCCGCCGGGGCCCCCGCCCCGACGGCCCTCGTCGCGAACCTCCCGTACAACGTGTCCGTGCCCGTGCTGCTCCACATCCTCGAGGAGTTCCCGACGGTCACCCGCGTGCTCGTCATGGTCCAGCTCGAGGTCGCCGACCGGCTCGCCGCCGCGCCGGGCTCGAAGATCTACGGGGTGCCGAGCGTCAAGGCCGGGTTCCACGGCGCCGTGTCCAAGGCCGGGACCGTGGGGACGAACGTGTTCTGGCCGGCGCCGAAGGTCGACTCCGGGCTCGTGCGTATCGACCGGTACACCGACGACGACCGCCCGTGGCCGGACGACGCCCGGCTGCGGCGGACGGTCTTCGACCTCACCGACGCCGCCTTCCTCCAGCGCCGGAAGACCCTCCGCGCGGCGTTGAGCCGGTACTTCGGGTCCGGCCCCGCCGCGGAGGCCGCGCTGACCGCCGCGGGCATCGCCCCCGGTGAACGCGGGGAGCGGCTGTCCACGCGCGACTTCGTGCGCCTCGCCACCGCCGTCAACGACACCGTGGCGGCCGGCGGGACGCTCCCCCCGGGGTCGGAGGGGACCCGGTGAGCGGCGGCGGGAGCGGGCACGCGGCCCGGGGGACCGGGGCGACCGGCGGCCCGGCGTCCGGTGTGAGCGCCCTCGCCCAGGGCAAGGTCAACCTCCACCTCGGCGTCGGGGACGTCCGCCCGGACGGGTACCACGACCTCGTCACCGTCTTCCAGGCCGTCGACCTCACCGAACGGGTCACCGTCACCCCGGTCGCCCCCGCGCCGGCGGGTGGGGCGTCGGCCGCCCCGGACGCGTCCGTCGTCGAGGAGGTCACCGTGTCCGGGCCGGACGCGCACCTCGTCCCGCGCGACGCGTCGAACCTCGCCGTCCGCGCCGTCGACCTGCTGGTCCGGCACTGGCTCACCCACGGCGGGGTCGCCGACGTCCCGCGGGTCGCCGTCCACATCGACAAGGGCGTGCCCGTCGCCGGCGGCATGGCCGGCGGATCCGCCGACGCGGCGGCGGCGCTCGTCGCCACCCGTGAACTCCTCCGCCTCGTGACGCCGCCGGCGGACCGGGACCGGGCCCCCGACCTCGACGGGGAGATGCTGCGCACCCTCGGCGCGGAGCTCGGCGCGGACGTGCCGTTCTGCCTGCTCGGGGGGACGGCGCTCGGCACCGGCCGGGGCGAGCAGCTCATCCCGCTGATGTCCCGGGGCACCGCGCACTGGGCCCTCGCCTTCGACTCGACGGGCCTGTCCACGGCCGAGGTCTTCGCCCGGCTCGACCGGTTGCGGGCCGACGCCGCCACCGGGGTGCGCCCCGACGTCCGCGCCGGGGACCCGCACGACCTCGAACGGGCGCTGCTCACGGGTGACCCGGCGGCGCTCGCCCCGACACTCGTCAACGACCTGCAGCCCGCGGCGGTGAGCATGATGCCGGGGCTGCGGCGCACCCTCCTCGCCGCCGACGAGGCCGGGGCCCTCGCCGCGCTCGTCTCCGGGTCCGGGCCGACGGTCGCGATGCTGTGCCGCGACCACGCCCACGCCGTCGAGGTCGCGACGGCCACCGCCGCGGCCGGGCACGTCGGGTCGACGACGGTCACCGCGTCGTCCCCCCACGGTGCCCGGCTCGACCGCGGCGGTGGGTGGACGGCGCCGGGCCGCGTCGTCCCCCCGCAGCCCTGACCCCGCCCCGACCCCGGCCGGACCCCCGACCCTGACCCCGGGCCCGACCCTGATCCCGACCCCCGCCCCCTGACGACCGAGAGGACCCCCTCCACGATGGTGAACCTGCTGAACCTCGAGAACGTGTCGAAGAGCCACGGGCTGAAGACCCTCCTCGACGGGGTGAGCCTCGGCGTCGGCAGCGGCGACCGGATCGGCGTCGTCGGCCTCAACGGCGGCGGCAAGTCGACGCTGCTCAGCATCCTCTCCGGCGCGGACACCCCGGACTCCGGGCGGGTGTCCCACAACAACGAGCTGCGCATGGCGACCGTCGCCCAGGACAGCGAGATGACCGGGTCGACCGTCGGCGGGGTCATCCTCACCCCGCTCGGGCTGGAGACGTACGAGTGGGCGTCGAACCCCCGCACCCGCAGCGTCCTCCACGGCCTCGGGATCGACGACCTCGGCCTGGAGACCCCCGTCACCGACCTGTCCGGCGGGGAACGACGCCGCGTGGGCCTCGCCACCGCCCTCGTCCGCGACGTCGACCTGCTCATCCTCGACGAGCCGACGAACCACCTCGACGTCGAGGGCGTGCAGTGGCTCGCCGACCACCTCCTCGCCCGGCGCTGCGCCCTCGTCGTCGTCACCCACGACCGGTGGTTCCTCGACACCGTCGCGACGACGACGTGGGAGGTCCACGACGGCGCCGTCGACGTCTACGACGGCGGCTACAACGACTGGACCTTCGCCCGGGCCGAACGCTCCCGCCAGGCCGACGCGGTCGAACAGCGCCGCCGCAACCTCGCCCGGAAGGAACTGGCCTGGCTGCGCCGCGGCGCCCCGGCGCGCACCTCCAAGCCCCGGTACCGCATCGAGGCCGCCGAGGCGGTCATCTCCGACGTCCCGCCCGTGCGCGACAGCGTGGAGCTCATGCGGTTCTCCGCCCGCCGCCAGGGCAAGAAGGTCGTCGACCTCGAGGACGCGACGATCTCCGCCCCGGACGGGCGCGAACTCGTCCACGACCTCACGTGGCGGCTCGGCCCCGGGGAGCGCATCGGCCTCGTCGGCGTCAACGGGTCCGGCAAGACCACCCTGCTGCGCACCCTCGCCGGGGAGCACCCGCTCGACGCCGGCCGGCGGATCGAGGGCCGGACCGTGCGGCTCGGCTGGTTGCGCCAGGAGCTCGACGACCTCGACCCGGAACGGCGGCTCATCGACGCCGTCGAGGACGTCGCCGGCCGGGTGACCCTCGGCGACCGGGACCTCACCGCCTCCCAGCTCGCCGAACGCCTCGGGTTCTCCCCGAAGCGCCAGCGCACCCGCGTCGGCGACCTCTCCGGCGGGGAACGCCGGCGCCTCCAGCTCACGCGCGTGCTCATGGCCGAGCCGAACCTGCTGCTCCTCGACGAGCCGACGAACGACCTCGACATCGACACCCTCCAGGAGCTCGAGGACCTCCTCGACGGCTGGCCGGGCACGCTCGTCGTCATCTCCCACGACCGCTACCTCATCGAACGGGTCTGCGACTCCACGTGGGCGCTGTTCGGCGACGGCCGCGTGACGAACCTGCCCGGCGGCATCACCCAGTACCTCGACCGGCGGCGCGCCGTCGCCGAGGCGGAGGGCCGGGGCGGCACCGGGGGCGGCAACACGATGGCCATCGGGAACGACGACCCCACCGGGGCGGAACGCCCGGCCGCCGGTGGTGCGGGGGCCGGGTCGGGTGCCGGGGCCGCCGGCGACGGTGGCGGTGCCGGCTCCGGGTCGGGGTCCGGGTCCGGGGGCCTGAGCGCCCGGGAGGACCGGGAGCTGCAGAAGGAGCTCAACGCCGTCGAACGGCGCATGACGAAGACCGCGGCGGCCGTCGACACCGTCACCGCGGAGATGGCCGAGGTCGCCCAGGCGGCGGAGGGCGTGGACACCGCGCGCCTCGCTGAGCTCGACGCCCGGCTGAAGGACCTCCGCTCCGAACACGACGAGCTGGAGACCCGCTGGCTGGAGATCGCGGAGCGGAAGGAGAGCGCCCGTGGATGACAGGACGCCCGTCGGGGCCGGCCGGGGTGCCGGGGCCGCCGGGACCGCAGGGGCCGCCGCGCCGGCGGCCGGGCGGGGGGCGGCCCGGGGCACGACCCGTGGGTCCGCCCGGGGCACCGCCCGCCCCGTCCGTGGCCGGCGCGGCGTCGTCGACCGGCTGGAGTCCACGTGGGAGCGGTTCCGCCTCGACCCGTGGGGCCTCATCCTCGGCGGCCTCGGGTTCGCCCTGGCCCTCACGCCGTCGCTGCTGCCCCGCGACTGGCTGTTCCAGGGCGTGGCCTGCGGTCTCACCGCGGCGACGTGGTACGGCGTCGGCGTGCTCGTGCACGTGCAGTGGGACCTGTGGCTCGGCCGGATCGTCCTCGGGGCGGTGAGCCCGTGGCTGGCCGACACCCGCGGGGCGGCGGACCGGTGGATCGGCTCGTTCCTCACGACCCCGGTGTCCGGCAGCGGCCGCGTCGGCGCCGCCGCGGCGACGGGTGGCTCCGGGGGGAGCGCCGGTGAGCGTGCCGGTGGGAGCCCCGGTGACGCCGCCGGTGGACGCTCCGGCCGGCGCCGACCGGGCCTGCCGCGTCGACCGCACCTGTCCCGCCGCTGGCGGATGTGGGCGGAGGGCGCGCTCGGCGGGGTCATCGTCGTCGCGCTGCTCGTGTGGGTGCTCTACGCGGTGCGTTGGCAGCGGGAGCTCGCCGGGATCATGGGCGCGCGGGCGTACACCCCGGCGCAGTTCCTCCTCGTGCTGCCCGTCGGGCTCGTCATCTGGGCGGTGCTCGTCGTCGTCGGCCGGCTGTTCATCTGGCTCGGGTCGAAGGCGGCCGACGCTGTCCCCGGCACGGCGAAGCACACGTCGACGCGCCTCCTCGTGTCGTGGGGCACGGCGGCCGTCCTCGCGGTGCTCGTCGTGGACCAGGTCATCCCCGGCACGGTGGTGCGGGTCTCGGAGCGGGTGTTCTCGGTGAGGAACGACGAGGTCCGCCCCGATCTCGTCCGCCCCCACGTCACGGAACGCTCCGGCGGCCCGGGCTCCCCGAACGAGTGGACGGGGCTCGGCGCGTACGGCACCCGGTTCACGGCCCTCGGGTTGTACCGGGACGAGCTCGAGGAGCTCACGGGCCGGCCCGCGAAGGAGCCGATCCGGGTCTACGCGGGGCTCGACGACGGGGACGACGACACCGAACGGGCGGACTCCGTCGTCCGTGAACTCGTGCGGACCCACGCGGCCGACCGGAAGGCCCTCATGGTCGTGCCGACGACCGGCACCGGCTGGGTCAACCCGACCGCCGCGCAGGCCTTCGAGCTCATGCACGACGGCGACACGGCCATCGCCGCGGCCCAGTACTCGTACCTGCCGTCGGCGGTGCAGTTCCTCTCCGACAAGGAGGAGATCCGCGAGGCCGGCCGCGCGCTCGTCACCGCCGTCGTCGACTGGTGGCACACCCTCCCCGCCGACCACCGGCCCCGGATCTACGTCTACGGCGAGTCACTGGGGACCACGGCCGGGGAGGGGGCGTTCTCCGGGCTGCGGGACATCGCCTCCTCGGTCGACGGGGTGCTGTGGATGGGCCCGCCGAACTTCAACCAGCTGCACAGCGAGCTCGTCGAACGCCGCGACCCCGGGTCGCCGGAGGTGCAGCCGGAGTACTCCGGCGGGCTGACCGTGCGGTTCGCCCAGAACCGGGACGTCATCGACCGGTGGTTGCGGCGCCGGAGCGACCCGTCGATCCTGCCGTGGAGCGGGGCGCGGGTGCTGTACGTCCAGCACCCGTCCGACCCCGTGGTGTGGTGGTCGCCGTCGCTGCTCGTCGAACGGCCGGACTGGCTGCGCGAACCGGCGGGCTTCGACCGCTCCCCGTCGATGCGGTGGATGCCCTTCGTCACGTTCTGGCAGGTCAGCCTCGACCTGCCGATGGCGGCGAACGTGCCGAACGGCCACGGCCACAACTACGGGTCGACGGTCATCGACGGCCTGGCGGCGATCGACCGGGACGACGCCGTGTCCGTCGACGACCTCGACCGGCTGCGCGACGAACTGGACCGGGCGATGGCGACGCAGGGCCCGGAGAAGGAGCTCGGCGTCGACAACGGGTGACCCGCCCGGCCCGTTCGGCGTCCCCGGGCCCGGCGGCCTGTCCGCCCGGCCCGCCCGCCCCGGCTTGCCCCGGCCCTGAAGGTGCCCGTGAGCTGCGCTGATCGAGCAGCGGGTCCGCGAGTACACTGGCCCCCATGATTCTCATCAACGTGAAGTTCAAGCCGCTGCCGGAGTACGTCGAGACCTTCCGTGAGAAGGTCGCGGAGTTCACCGACGCCACGCGCTCCGAGCCCGGCTGCCTCTGGTTCGAGTGGTTCCGCAACACCGACAACCCCGCGGAGTACTTCCTCGTCGAGGCCTTCGAGGAGGACGCCGCCGAGGCGCACGTCAACGGCGAGCACTTCAAGAAGGCCTGCGAGATGTTCCCCACGCTCCTCACGGAGACCCCGGAGATCATCAACACCACCATCGAGGGCAAGACCGGCTGGGACCGCATGTCGGAGTTCTCCGTCGAGTGACCTGCCCGGCCGGCACCGCCGGCACCACCGGGTGACCGGTGGAGGGGGGCTGTCCCGGCCACGTCGCCCGACCAGGGCACCGGGTGGCCGGCAGGGGGGACCTGTCCCGGCCGCGTCGCCCGACCCGGGCGGCGGGGGCCGCATCCAGTCGTGAAACCGTACCGACGTCCGTCACAGGGAGTTCAGCATGACCGTCAGTGTCTTCGACATGTTCAAGATCGGGGTGGGGCCGTCGAGCTCGCACACCGTCGGTCCGATGCTCGCGGGCCTCACCTTCGCCCGTGAGTACCGGGAGGTCCTGCGGTCGGGTGCGACGCCGAACCGCGGGGACGGCGCGGACGGCACGGACGGCATGGAAGGCACGGACGGCACGGCCGGTGACACCTCCGGTGGCGGCGACGGCACCGGCACCGGCGGGAACGGCGACAGCACCAGCACGCCCACCGGCACCGGCGAGGGGGAGGTGACGCCGGGGACGGGCCGCGTCGCCGGCGTCGTCACCCGCGGCCCCGGGGTGAGCGTCATCCTGTACGGTTCGCTCGCCGCGACGGGCGCCGGTCACGGCACCCTCGGGGCGTGCCTGCTGGGGCTCGACGGGGCCGATCCGCAGACCGTCGACCCCGACATCATGGACGACCGCCTCCGGGAGATCCGCTCCAGCCGCGAGATCCGCCTCGCCGGCGACGCGGACACGCCCGTGACCTGCGGTTTCGAGGACATCATCCTGCGTCCGGCCGTCGTGCGGACCATTCACACCAACGCGGTGACGTTCGTCGGCGCCACCCGCGACGGCGGCGAGTTCAAGCGGACCTACTACTCCATCGGCGGCGGGTTCATCCGCACCGAGGACGAGGTGCCCGCGCTCGACGAGCTCCACGGGGAGTGGCTGTTCTCCTCCGGGGAGGAGCTCATCACCCGTGCCGAGGAGAACGACGCCGCGATCTCCGCGGTGCAGCGCGCCTGCGAACGGTCCGTCCGGGACGACGCGGCGATCGACCACGCGCTCGACGAGATCGCCCAGGCGATGGACGACTGCACGAAGCGCGGGGTGAGCAGCGACGGCGTCCTCCCCGGCGGCCTGCTCGTCCGGCGCCGGGCGAAGCGCTGGTACGACCAGCTCATGGAGGAGGACCCGCACCGCACCGCGGAGTTCTCGGAGGACTGGGTGAACCTCGTCGCCCTCGCCGTGAACGAGGAGAACGCCGCCGGCGGGCGCGTGGTCACCGCGCCGACGAACGGGGCGGCCGGGATCATCCCCGCCGTGATGTTCTACGCCCGGGAGTTCACCCCCGCCGGCCGCGCCGACCCCCGCGAGGTGACCCGCCGGTTCCTCCTCGCCGCGGGCGCGGTGGGCTCGCTGTACAAGGAGCGGGCGAGCATCTCCGGCGCGGAGGTCGGCTGCCAGGGGGAGGTCGGGTCGGCGGCGTCGATGGCGGCCGCCGGGCTCGCCGAGGTGCTCGGCGGGACGCCCCGGCAGGTGTGCAACGCCGCGGAGATCGCGATGGAGCACTCGCTCGGCCTGACGTGCGATCCGATCAGCGGCCTGGTCCAGGTGCCGTGCATCGAGCGCAACGCGATCTCCGCCGGGAAGGCGATCAACGCCGCGAAGATGGCGTTGCGGGGTGACGGCACGCACCGGGTGTCCCTCGACGAGGTCATCGAGACGATGCGGCAGACCGGGGCGGACATGTCCGACCGGTACAAGGAGACCGCGGGCGGCGGCCTGGCGAAGAACGTCGCCGTCAACGTCCCGGAGTGCTGACCCGCCCCGACCGGGCGTGACGCCGCCGGTCCCACCGGCCCCCGACCGGGCGTGACGTGCAGCACAGCTGCGTGTCCGGGTGCCGGCCCGCGGCGGGCCGCCGCCTACGATGAGGGGATGTCCCCACAGCACACGTCGCCCACGCCCCCCGCCCCGGACGCGGACGGGGCCTCCACGCCGGACAAGCGCACCGCCGCAGGTCCGGGCCCGTCGACCGCCCCGTCGCCCACGGCGGGGACCCGCCCGCCGAAGCTGCGGAAGGCCGCCTACGAGAAGGAGCTCCGCCGCCTCCAGGCGGAGCTCGTCGAGATGCAGCAGTGGGTCCGGGAGACCGGCGCGCGGGTCGTCGTCATCATGGAGGGCCGTGACGCCGCCGGCAAGGGCTCGGCGATCAAGCGGATCACCCAGTACCTCAACCCCCGGTACTGCCGGGTCGAGGCGCTGCCGGCACCGAACTCGCGGGAGCAGGGGCAGTGGTACTTCCAGCGGTACATCGAGAAGCTGCCGACCGCCGGCGAGATCGTCATCTTCGACCGCTCCTGGTACAACCGCGCGGGTGTCGAACGGGTGATGGGGTTCTGCACGTCCCAGGAGTACCGCCGTTTCCTCCACCAGGCGCCGATCGTGGAGCGGCTGCTCGTCGAGGACGGCATCCTCCTGCGCAAGTACTGGTTCTCCGTGTCCGACGAGGAGCAGATCCGCCGGTTCACCTCGCGCCGGGACGACCCGCTGCGGCAGTGGAAGCTCTCGCCGATGGACCTCCAGTCGATCACCCGGTGGGAGGACTACTCCCGGGCGAAGGACGAGATGTTCGTCCACACCGACACCCCGTCCGCGCCGTGGTTCACGGTGGAGAGCGAGGACAAGAAGCGCTCCCGGATCAACGTCATCACGCACCTGCTCGCGTCGATCCCGTGGGAACGGGTGGAGCACACCCCGCCGGAGATCCCCGAGCGGCCGGAGGAGACGTCCACGTACCAGCGCCCGCCGCGGACGGATTTCAGGTACGTGCCGGACGTCGCCGCCGCGCTGGAGAAGCACCCGTCCGGCGGCGGCAGGGCCGGGAAGACGAGCGCCGAGGCCGGGAAGAGTGCCAAGGCGGGCGGGAACGGCAAGAACGCCAAGGCCGGCAAGAACGGCAAGAACGGCAAGGCCGGGAAGAACGGCAAGAGCGGGAAGAACGGGAAGAACGGGAAGTAGGCCCCGCCCGCCCGCGCCACCCCGCCCGCCCGCGCCACCCCGCCCGCCCGCGCCACCCCGTCCGCCCGCGCCACCCCGCCCGCCCGCCGACCGTGCCCCCACACCCGCCCCCCGGCGCCCGGCCCGGTTCCGTGGCGGGCGGCGTCGTTCCGGTGACAGACTGGACGGCATGACCCACCGCACCGACATCACCACACCGACCGACGACCTCACCGTGTACACCGAGGGGGTCGCCGGCGTCATCGACCTCGACCGGCCCCGGGCCCTCAACTCCCTGACGCACCCGATGGTCACCGGCATCGCCGACGCGCTCGCCGCGTGGCGGGACGACCCGGCCGTGACGACGGTCCTCATCCGGTCGACGTCCCCGAAGGCCTTCTGCGCCGGGGGCGACGTCCGCTGGGCCGCCGGCCGCGACGCCGACGACGACCACGCCACCCCGGACTCCTTCTTCCGCGAGGAGTACGACCTCAACGCCACCCTCGCGGAGTACCCGAAGCCGGTCGTCGCCCTCATCGACGGCCTCGTCATGGGCGGTGGCCTGGGCATCGCCGCCCACGGCTCGCACCGCGTCGTCACCCCGTCGGCGTGGGCGTCCATGCCGGAGATGGCCATCGGCTTCGTCACCGACGTCGGCATGACCCACGTCCTGTCCCACCTGCGGCACGCGGGCGGGGACGGCGTCGCGCCGGGGCCGTCGCCGGCGCTGGCGCTGTTCCTGGCGGTCACGGGGTACCGGCAGTCGGCGGAGGAGATGCTGTGGTCCGGCCTGGCGACGCACCTCGTCCCCGAGGGCACGGCGGAGCAGGTCGCCGACCGGGTCATCGCCGAGGGGGTCGACGCCGCCCTCGCCGACGCGCGCACGGTCGCCGGTGCCGGGGCGGGGTCCGGGAGCGGGTCCGGGTCGGGGTCCGGACCGGGTGTCGGTACAGGGGACGTTCCGCTCGCCGCGCACCTGGGGTGGATCGGGGAGACCTTCGGGTCCGGGGAGTGGGCCGAGGTCGCCGCGCGGATCGACGCCGCCACCGGGCCGTTCGCCGACGAGGTCCGGTCGCTCCTCGCCCCGGCGAACCCGACGTCCCTCGTCGCGACGACCGAGCTCGTCCGCCGGTCCGCCCGGTCGACGCTGCGCGGGGCGCTCGACGCCGAGTACGCGGTGGGCTGCGCGCTGCGCCGGCAGCCGAACTTCGTCGAGGGGGTGCGGGCGGTGCTCGTGGACAAGGACCACGAGCCGTCGTTCCGGCCGGCGGACGTCGCGGACGTTGACCCGGCCGTGTGGCGGGACCTCCTCGCCTGACCGGGGGACGGGGGACAGCGGGCGCGGGCGCGGGGCGGCGTCGACCTCCCCCGACCCCGACGGGGGACCGGGCGGGACCTCCTCGCCTGAGCGGGGGACGGGCGCGGGGACGGGGGGCCGGGGGTGCCCGGCCGGGAGTGGCGCGCATGAGTCACGCGGCTGACATGGGGTGACAGCCGCCACATGTCGTCGCGGGACGAGGGATGAGGCACACCCGTATCAAAACGGTTACCATCATCCGGTCGAGTTCCCGGACCCGGGAACGGAGAAGAAAAGAGGTTGTGGTCAGGTGGGAGACACATTCACCCCGTACAGCATTCTCGTCGACGTCGGCTGGATCTCCGCGTTGCTCGTCGTCGGGAACCTCCTGCGCCGGTTCATTCCGCTGTTCCAGACGCTCATGATCCCGGCCCCGATCACCGCCGGGCTCCTCGGCCTGGCCCTCGGCCCCGAGGGGCTCGGACTGATCCACTTCAGTGACCAGCTGGGGACCTACTCGTCGATCCTCATCGCCGTCGTCTTCGGGGCCATGCCCTACTCCATGGAGTTCAACCCCCGCGTCCGGCGGGGCGCGCGGACGATGTGGTCGTACTCGGTCGGCATGTACGTCGGCCAGTGGGGCATCTTCACGCTCTTCGGCATCATCGTCCTCGGGTCGGTGTGGGGCACGCCCGACTGGTTCGGCATGATGCTGCCCGTCGGCTTCGTCGGCGGGTTCGGCACGGCCGCCGCGGTCGGCGGCTCCCTCCAGCAGGCCGGCGGCGACGCCGCGATGACCCTCGGCTTCACCTCCGCGACGGTGGGCACGCTCGCCGCGATCGTCGGCGGGATCATCTTCGCGAAGTGGGGGTCGGCGACGGGGCGCACGGCCCAGCTGCCGGAGTTCTCCCGGCTGCCCCGGGACCTGCGCACCGGCCTGATCTCCCTGCCGGGGCAGCGGCCGAGCGTCGGGAAGGCGACGACGAACCCGTCGTCGATCGAACCGGTCGCCCTCCACGTCTCGGTCATCGCGGTGACCGTCTTCGTGGCCTACCTCGTGTGCCAGGGGATCAACTCCCTGTTCCCGTCGGTCTCGATCCCGCTGTTCGCGATGGCCTTCGTCATCGGGCTCATCGGCCTCGGTGTCCTCCACCTCGTGAAGAACCCCGGCTACATCGACCGGGACCTCATGGGGTCGCTGTCGGGCGGGTCGACGGACTACCTCGTCGCGTTCGGCGTGGCCTCGATCGTCCCGACGGTCGTCGCCGCCTACGCGGTGCCGCTGCTCATCCTCTTCATCGTCGGCGTCGTCTACTGCCTGCTGCTGTTCTTCCTCGTCGCCCCGAAGATGTTCGGGCACCAGTGGATCGAGCGGGCGATCTTCGGCTGGGGCTGGGCGACCGCGTCGGTCGCGACGGCCATCGCGATCCTCAAGATCGTCGACCCGCGCATGAAGTCCGGCACCCTCGAGGAGTTCGGCGTGGCCTACGTCGGCTACGCCCCCTTCGAGATCGGGCTGACGATCCTCGCCCCGATCGCCGTCATCGCCGGGGTGACGACGGGCTTCGGCATCGCCGCGACCATCGTCGCGGTCGTCGTCCTCGCGCTGGCCTTCGTGCTGAAGTGGCCGCAGCTCGCCGAGGTGGACGCGGTCGGGGAGCCCGCCGCGGGGGACGCGGCGTCCGGCGGGAGCTGAGCCGGCCGGCCCGGGGGAGCAGGGGGAGCGGCGCCGGCCGCGGGGACGGGGACCGGTGCCACCGGGGGAGGCCGACCGGCGGGGGAGCGGCGCCGGCCCGGGGGTGCGGCGCCGGCCGCGGGGACGGGGGCCGCTCAGGCGGGCGTCGTCGTCCCCTCCCCGGCACCCTCCCCGGCCCTGGCCCCGGCGGACCGCTGGATCCGCAGCCACGTCGCGAACCCCCAGAGCACGAACGCCGCGTAGACGACGTACAGCACCGCACTCGGGTAGTACCCCGCGCGGAGCAGCAGCG
The sequence above is drawn from the Corynebacterium bovis DSM 20582 = CIP 54.80 genome and encodes:
- a CDS encoding sodium/glutamate symporter; this translates as MGDTFTPYSILVDVGWISALLVVGNLLRRFIPLFQTLMIPAPITAGLLGLALGPEGLGLIHFSDQLGTYSSILIAVVFGAMPYSMEFNPRVRRGARTMWSYSVGMYVGQWGIFTLFGIIVLGSVWGTPDWFGMMLPVGFVGGFGTAAAVGGSLQQAGGDAAMTLGFTSATVGTLAAIVGGIIFAKWGSATGRTAQLPEFSRLPRDLRTGLISLPGQRPSVGKATTNPSSIEPVALHVSVIAVTVFVAYLVCQGINSLFPSVSIPLFAMAFVIGLIGLGVLHLVKNPGYIDRDLMGSLSGGSTDYLVAFGVASIVPTVVAAYAVPLLILFIVGVVYCLLLFFLVAPKMFGHQWIERAIFGWGWATASVATAIAILKIVDPRMKSGTLEEFGVAYVGYAPFEIGLTILAPIAVIAGVTTGFGIAATIVAVVVLALAFVLKWPQLAEVDAVGEPAAGDAASGGS